Sequence from the Clostridium butyricum genome:
TGTAAGGCGTCTTCTAGGTACTCCTTGTCAGTAATAAACAATTTGCGTTATTACATAACTACTTTATTTATACATTAAAGATATTAGCTCAAGTATAACCGATTTTTTATAAACTATAATTCTTAATTGCAGTATAGCTGCTTATTTAATAGGCTAGGGATTTTGGTTGTAGCATAGCTGCTTTTTTTATACGCTAGGGATCTTAATTGCAGCATATCTGCTTTCTTAATAGGCTAGGGATTTTGGTTGCAGCATAGCTGCTTTTTTTATAAGTTTATATCTTTTTAATTAGCTTAACTAAGTCATTTTTTTTAGCAGCTACAATTAGGTGCTCTTCTTCTCTAAATACATGGTCAGCTTTAGGTAGAGGTAGAATTTCTCCATTTTCCTTTATTGCTAATATACTCATCTGATACTTACCCCTTACTGATATTTCAGCTATTGTTTTTCCAATCCATCCACTTACTGGTGGAATTTCAGCTATAGAATATTCAGGTGTAAGCTCTATATAATCAAAAACGTGATCAGCACTATATCTTATTGCTGCTTTTTCAGCTATATCTTTTTCTGGATATACAACATCATCTGCTCCATTTCTTAAAAGGAATTTTGCATGTATTTCTCTATTCGCTTTAGATACAACATGTTTTGCTCCCAATTCCTTAAGTAATGATGTAATTTCTAGTGATGCCTGAAAATTATCTCCTATACAGACAAAACATATATCAAAATTTCTTACTCCAAGTGATTTTAATACATCTACATTGGTACAGTCTCCTATTTGAGCTGTTGTGACAATAGATACAATTTCACTCATCTTTTCTTCTTCTATATCAACTATCATAACTTCATTTCCAAGTTCAACAAATTTTCTAGCTAAATGTCTCCCAAAACGTCCGATTCCAATAATTAATACTGATTTCATTTTAATTCTCCTCTATCCTCTGATTCTTTATTCTTCACATCATTGTGATTTTGTATTTTAGAAAATAAAATTTTATTTATGTTACACATGAACCTTAAAATTATAATCTAGAAATCACATAGTAATTTCCACATCAATTATCAATTACTTACAATGAGTGCCCGAAACAGGCATCAAATGTTAATTTTTAATTGATATATAATTAACCTATAGATATTTTTTCAACAGGTTTTCTTATAGGTATATATTCTTTCTTTTCAGAGAAAACCAATGCTACTGATAAACTTCCTACTCGTCCAAAGAACATTAACAACGTAATTATAAATTTTGATAATGAATTTAAGTCTGGTGTTATTCCTGTTGACATTCCAACTGTACTTAATGCAGATACAACCTCAAAAAATACTTCCTTAAGTCCAAAAGGCTGAAGTGCACATATTAACAATACAGCTAATGCACAACACATAAAATAAATAGTAATAACATCATATGCTTTTTTAATTACATCACGTTCTAATCTTCTGTTAAAAACATTAATATCTTCTGTATGTCTTATTGAAGCTATTAATGATAGTATTATTACTGCAAAACTTGTTGTTTTAACTCCTCCTGCTGTAGAACCAGGACTTCCTCCAATAACCATAAGTATAATTGTAAGAAGTATTGATCCTTCTGATAACTCTGCTATATTAACTGTATTAAATCCAGCTGTTCTAGGTGTTATAGATTGAAAAAATGATGCTAGCCATGATTCAGTAGTTCCCATGCCTGCAAAAGAATTTGTTCTTTCAATACTATAAAAAATAATAGCTGGTACTATAATTAATGTAGCTGTAACTACTAGTACTATTTTTGTATGTAATCTATATTTGCAAAACTTTAACTTATTAGTGAAAATATCTTCCCAGACTAAAAATCCAACCCCACCTACTACAATTAAACTCATTATTACTAAATTTACAACTATGTCTCCGCTATATAAAGTAAGTGATGAACTTGGTTCAAATCTTCCCATTAAATCAAAGCCAGCATTGCAGAATGCTGAGATTGAGTGAAAGACTCCATTATAAAGTCCTTGTTTTAATCCCATATCTGGATAAAATCTTAAAGCTAAAATTATTGCTCCTATTGCTTCAAATATTACAGTTCCAAATAATATATGTTTTGTAAGCCTAACTATTCCTCCAATGTGAATAGTACTAACAGATTCTTGAAGCATTCCTCTTTCCTTTAAACCTATCTTTCTTTTTAGCATTAAAGAAAATAAGGTTGCTATAATCATAAATCCTAGACCACCAATTTGGATAAGACTTAATATTACTATCTGTCCAAATAAAGAAAAATGAGTATACGTATCATAAACTACAAGACCTGTTACACATGTAGCAGATGCTGATGTAAATAATGCATCTATAAATGGAGTTGCTTCTCCTGACCTTGATGATATTGGTAAAGTTAACAATAATGCCCCAATTAAAATAATACTCATAAAACTAATTGCACTTATTTGACTATAAGTAAAATTAGGTTTTTTCAATTTATGCATTTTTAATTTTCTCCTTTATAGCTGAAAGACATTGTTTATTACAAATATTGCTTATGCTTATTCTCATAACACCATATTCATCAAATATTCTTTCATTTTCAAAATCATTACACACGGATATTACACTTTCTATGTTATACCACTTTCTACTTAATGCACATGCCATTAAATTATCTAAATCATCATTAAACAAAATTATCAAGCATTTATAACTATTATTTAATCTTTGCATATTATTGTCATAGATAATGTCATATTGTATATTATTTGTGTCAAGGTAACTTTCTATGCTTTTAGTTACTTGTTTATTTCCCATTATAAGAACTTTTTCTTCATTTCTTTCAACTGTTGAGCTTTGATTAATTTCTATAAATCTGTCCACTTTTTTTGTTCCATAAATTCCAAAAAACAAAATAAATAGAATAGATACTATCACTATAATATATCCCATGCTTTTCATCTCCTATGAGATAGTGTATCAGCTTGGATATAAATTTTGTGTTAATATTTTATTATTGGCGTTAATATTTTATAAATATTATTGGTAAATTTATTTCTCCTTAAAACAAAAACACCTATAAAGTTCAGCGAAATACAAAACATTCCTGCCCTCTATAAGTGTATTTTATTATATCTACCAACATGATCTGACTATGGACTTATAATAACATTAATTTTAGCTCCTCTATCAAGTTTATATGTAATATTCTCCATCTCATCTATTGTTAAATTATATTCCCCATATAAATTTTTAAATTCTTCACCTTTAATCATTTCTCCATTTTTTATATATCCTATAATAGCAGTTTGATTTTCAACTACTTGAGACTTATACTTTTCGAAATTAAATTTTATATTTTGCCCTTTTTTCAAATTCCATCCACAATCATTTTCCTTAGTGAATATACCTATACTTCCATTTGTTTGTATAATTTCTGGTGTAATATATATTGAATTCTTTTCTATTGTCCGAAATGCATTGATTGATGCACAATCTAAATTTATTTCCGGTTGCATTTTTTTTATTATTTTATTAGATTTTAATGTATCTGTAACATTCTTAAATTCACCATACTTTGTTTCTGTTCCAATTAATTTTTTATTTTCTTCTGTTATATATGCAGAACCATTTATTGAGATATTATTACACCCAGCCAATAAAAATATATATAAATTATCACTACTGTTTAAACATTGATTAAAATTTCCATTGACAAATTGTACATGGTTATAATTTCATATGTCACCATAAATTTATACGTGAAAATAGCCAGTAACCTTTGATTTAATGTAATTACCACAAAACAATAAAACCAAAGGAGGTTACTGACTACGTGGTTGATTATATCAAATTATTCGATAAAATTATAGAATTTATTAATTGGGATACTTTGAAACATACAGCATTTAAGTTAAATACTGATAATAAAGTTTCAAAATTTTTCACTAAAGATCATCTAAAATCAATGATTTATCACCATATCTCTCAAAAAGATAGTTTAAGAGATTTAAGCTTTGGTATATCTATGTCTAGCAAATTAAAAGAAACCGTAGCAAGCGTTAGCTTGAGTACTTTATCATACCATAATAATAAAAGAAATTATGAAGTGTTTTTACCAGTTTTATATGAACTCATTAATAAAGTTTTAAGTACAGGTTCAGTAAATGAGTCCTTAAAGCGCTTTGGTTCAATTAAACTAATAGATTCTACTACCATAAGTATGAGCTTAAATCTTTACCAATGGGCACTGTTTAGGTCTACCAAAGCGGGAGTAAAAATCCATACAAGATTTGATTTGAATAAAGGTATTCCCGATGCATTTGTTGTTACAAATGCTGTCGAACATGATAAAACTGCTATGGATTCCTTAATTGATAGTAGACATTGTATCTATGTATTTGATAAGGGTTATTTAGATTATGAAAAATTTGATCAATACACTAAAGACGAAAAATATTTTGTAACTAGATTAAAGCATAATGCAGTAGTTACCGAAGTCGAAGACTTAAAAATAAGTTATAGTTATGAACGCCTTTTAGATGTAGGAACTAAAATAATCTGTGACAAAATAGTAAAGCTTGGATCTAAATATACTTATCAAACAAAACAAGAATACCGACTTATAAAAATTGTAGATAAAACAGGTAAAGAGCTTAATTTATAACAAATATTGATGATCTTCTTAGTGAAGAAATCGCGTTTCTATACAAAAAGCGTTGGGAAATAGAACTTTTTTTCAAGTGGATAAAACAAAATTTAAAATTTAAAACTTTTGTAGGGCGATCATTAAACTCAGTGATGATTCAGATAATCACTGGGATTATGACCTTCGCAGTATTTAAACTTATAGAACCATTTATTCAAACAAAAACTACACTAATTGAAATAAAAAGAGCTATAAAAGCTAATCTCTTTGAGATTTACGAAGCTGATAAATTCAATTGGTCTTATATTTTCAATAGTTCCTAATTCTAAAGTGAAGATATAGCATTAATAAGAAAAAATATCCACCCAAAATTCTGTTTTCATATTCAATTTTATTGGATATATATTCCACATAGGATATTACACAATTTTTGAGAAAGTCAATGGTAATGTTAACTATTAATTAAACAGTAGTGATAACTAATTATAGTTTGAATAATTTAGCTATACATGGAATATATATTCAACTTTACTATAATTGCAGAAATACAACCATCTCCAATTGCTGAAGTTCCAGAACAACAAATATTCCCTATTTCAACCACTTATAAACAAGGTATCTATTCACTTTCTTTGTTCAATTGATATGAGGTTCCTGCGAAATTATAACTCAAAATGCCACTGCTGCCTTAATAACAGCTGATAGTATCGGTAAGCTTATGCAATTTATACACTTAGATGAAACGGATGAAATTGTAAAACTAGGCACTCTTCATGAGGGAGATATTGGGATAGTGCTCGGCACTGGAGAAGTAGTTGTTTCTCCCTTTAAATAACTACTTAATGTAGCGATTGTAATCACTCCACACATTACATTAAGATTATCCTTTCAAATTTTTTACATGATTAACTTATACTATCTACAATTTGTTCAATTTTAGAATTGCGTAAAAAAATATTTTTTTATCTTAAT
This genomic interval carries:
- a CDS encoding potassium channel family protein, whose protein sequence is MKSVLIIGIGRFGRHLARKFVELGNEVMIVDIEEEKMSEIVSIVTTAQIGDCTNVDVLKSLGVRNFDICFVCIGDNFQASLEITSLLKELGAKHVVSKANREIHAKFLLRNGADDVVYPEKDIAEKAAIRYSADHVFDYIELTPEYSIAEIPPVSGWIGKTIAEISVRGKYQMSILAIKENGEILPLPKADHVFREEEHLIVAAKKNDLVKLIKKI
- a CDS encoding TrkH family potassium uptake protein yields the protein MHKLKKPNFTYSQISAISFMSIILIGALLLTLPISSRSGEATPFIDALFTSASATCVTGLVVYDTYTHFSLFGQIVILSLIQIGGLGFMIIATLFSLMLKRKIGLKERGMLQESVSTIHIGGIVRLTKHILFGTVIFEAIGAIILALRFYPDMGLKQGLYNGVFHSISAFCNAGFDLMGRFEPSSSLTLYSGDIVVNLVIMSLIVVGGVGFLVWEDIFTNKLKFCKYRLHTKIVLVVTATLIIVPAIIFYSIERTNSFAGMGTTESWLASFFQSITPRTAGFNTVNIAELSEGSILLTIILMVIGGSPGSTAGGVKTTSFAVIILSLIASIRHTEDINVFNRRLERDVIKKAYDVITIYFMCCALAVLLICALQPFGLKEVFFEVVSALSTVGMSTGITPDLNSLSKFIITLLMFFGRVGSLSVALVFSEKKEYIPIRKPVEKISIG
- a CDS encoding IS4 family transposase, whose product is MVDYIKLFDKIIEFINWDTLKHTAFKLNTDNKVSKFFTKDHLKSMIYHHISQKDSLRDLSFGISMSSKLKETVASVSLSTLSYHNNKRNYEVFLPVLYELINKVLSTGSVNESLKRFGSIKLIDSTTISMSLNLYQWALFRSTKAGVKIHTRFDLNKGIPDAFVVTNAVEHDKTAMDSLIDSRHCIYVFDKGYLDYEKFDQYTKDEKYFVTRLKHNAVVTEVEDLKISYSYERLLDVGTKIICDKIVKLGSKYTYQTKQEYRLIKIVDKTGKELNL